CTGGGCTGGGTTTCTCCGGATCGGATGATCCCTGTTGCCGAGGAGGGCGGTTTAATCATCCCGATCGGTAGCTGGGTTATCGAGCAGTGCTGCCGCACGATCGGAGAATATTATCGCAGTTCGGGAGAATGGTTTCCAGTGGCTGTTAATGTCTCAGCCCGACAATTTATAGCGCCGGGCTTTGCGACAGAACTGGCTGATATTGTGGCGCATTACGAAATTCCCCCTTCGGCACTTGAATTGGAGCTGACGGAAAGCATGATGCTCGATGATGTCACTCTGGCCATTGAGACGATGAATGAGTTGCATGGCAAAGGCTTTAAGATTGCTTTGGACGATTTTGGCACCGGCTATACCTCGCTGGCCTATCTGAAGCAGTTTCCCGTCAATAAACTGAAACTTGACCGGGCGTTTGTTATTGATGTGCATCGTGATGTCAACGATGCCGCCATTGCCGAGGCGCTGGTGACGTTTACCCGGGTGATGGGGCTACACTTGGTTGCCGAGGGAATTGAGGAAGCTGTCCAGCACAAATGTCTCAATCTGATGGGCTTCCGTTTTGGTCAAGGTTACCTGTTTTCAAAGCCTTTACCCAAAGATGACTTCCTCCGGCTGCTTGAGGAGAAGCGTTAGGGATGCACCTGAAGCCGTTGTAAACGATTTTGTGCTTTTGCCGCCAGATCAGAGTCGGGATGGTTGTCGAGAAATTGCTGAAGATAACAGCGTGTCGCACTGATGTCTCCAGCGCGTTCCATCAACAGGGTCTGTTGGTACATGGCTTTCTCGCGCAGCGCATCCGGTGTGTTGCTATCCTCGACCAGAAGTGTCAAACAGCACTCTGCCATCACGTGATCG
This is a stretch of genomic DNA from uncultured Desulfuromonas sp.. It encodes these proteins:
- a CDS encoding EAL domain-containing protein: MMPALLANADNAMHLAKRQGRSRLCYFSSELAEKAQEYLTIESKLRRALENNELQLYYQPQVDLASGEIVAAEALLRWYNEELGWVSPDRMIPVAEEGGLIIPIGSWVIEQCCRTIGEYYRSSGEWFPVAVNVSARQFIAPGFATELADIVAHYEIPPSALELELTESMMLDDVTLAIETMNELHGKGFKIALDDFGTGYTSLAYLKQFPVNKLKLDRAFVIDVHRDVNDAAIAEALVTFTRVMGLHLVAEGIEEAVQHKCLNLMGFRFGQGYLFSKPLPKDDFLRLLEEKR